The stretch of DNA CTTTTACACATATCTTTCTCATTTTTGTTCTCCCCCGCTTTCGCTTGCTGTTACTCTGCCGGTCCGCTGTCTTCTCCGCCGTCTTCCTCCTCCGTATTGACCACTGGATCTCCTTGCCCCAGTACCAGCTTGCGCTGGACGATATCTCCGCTGCTCTGCATGAGCAGGTGGGCGGTCTGCCCCGGACGATAGCTCTTGAACAGCTCGTTGATATCGACCGCCGAGGTCACCCTATGACCGTCGATGCTGTACAATTCATCCCCTTCAGAAATACCGGCTTTGCGCGCTTCCTCGGAGGTTACTTTCGTTACAGTCAACGGGTCTTCCGCCGGCAGGCCGATAATAGCGGACCAGCTCTCCTGAAGCTCAAGTCCCAGGCTTGGGCGCCTTACTTCACCGTAGGTGAACAACTGCTTGATGATATAGCGAGCCGTTTCCGCAGGAATAGCAAACCCCGTATTTTCCACACCGACCGCCGAGTATTTCATGCTGACGATGCCGATGACTTTTCCATTCATGTCAACAAGGGGGCCGCCGCTGTTGCCCGGATTAATGGCCGCATCGCTCTGCAAAAGACGGTATGACGCATCGACTACCCGTCCCGAACCGCTGACAACGCCGACTGTTGCAGAATTGCGCAGCGCGAAGGATAAGGGCGCGCCGATAGCGATGACCTTTTCGCCGACTCTCACATTCGAATCTTCAGCGAAGGAAGCCGGCTGCAGGGAAGCCGCGTTGATCTTGAGCAGCGCCACATCGCTGACTTCATCCGCATACATTTCCTTGACGCTGTAAGATTTTCCATCCGCTGTCACTACCGTAGCATTTCGCATGCCACCAATGACATGAGCATTCGTAACAATCCACCCTCTGCTTGTGATGATTACGCCCGATCCATGCATCAGATTGTAGCGGTTGTCGAGGCCCGTATTTTTCTCGCCCTGAGCCTTGCCGATAATGCCGACTACCGACGGAGACAGACGTTTATAGATTTGCGGAACCGGGTCTACGGCGGATACACCCTCTCCTGTGGAGGATGGATGCGCGGCGGCCGCTTCACTTTTCCGAGCCGCTTCGGATACGGGTACGGTCCAGCCCAGGACGAGCCCCAAGACAGCGCTGCACAGCAACAAGCGCAGACTTTTGTTACTTATACGCACAATACCACTTCTTCCCATACGTTGATCTCCTCTTTTACCCCATTAATATCGTTCAGCCGCCCTCGCTTGAAAAAAGAAAAAAGACGCCTCTACTCCCGCGAACGGCGGCAAAGGTGTCTTCGCTGACAAAAGAATCGGTTCTTAATATGTGTTCAAGCTGTGGAAACGCCGGCCTTCTAGCCCAGCCAATATTTGATCATGGCATAGTCCGACACGAGAAAGACCAGCAGGCTGACGACTCCGAAGGCAATCGCGAACTTGTTCTTCTGAGGGGCTCTGAGCAATCGGACAACCCCAACCGTAATCAGAACCGTAAACAAGATCATAAACACATCAAAGGTATGAAATCTGGACGCAGTTGCCGTGGCGGCTTCCGCAAGCAGCATAGCCCTACCTCCTCATAATGGTTGTCGAGCAGACTTGCCTTTAGCCGCACAGCCCGCTCTCTTCCTTATGCCTTATCACTTCTATGTTACCGTTACCAAAGACGGCACGCAATAGATTTTTTCCAAAATCTTATGTAATTGTGACAGCGTTCATTGACACCCATGTTTGTTATTCAGTTATCAAAGTTCCTGGAGATAAAATGAACCGGCGGCGACTGCGATGATCAAATAAAGGACATCCACTACTTGTACAAATATATGGCATGAGCATCTCGTAAAAGACCAGCATATTAAAAGCGGTCGGCTAGTAATTTTTTTCAAAAAAATCCTTACTTTGCAGCTCTTATAATTATATTAACGGGATTGTCCCTGTTTGAATCTTTCGCCCTGCCTGCCGAACATCCGCCTTGCGATTTATCAACGGAATCTGGAGGTTCCATAAACAATTGTTATACGAGTTATACCTTACTTCACATACGGGAAGCAGGAAATCTGTTACCATCAAACCAATCTCTTAGCGACCTCGTCGGATTTAATGAAATAGAGCGAGAACGCGGCTCAGAACGTGAGTGACATAATTAAGGAGGCTTCATCAATGGCATATGAACCGATTTGGACCAAAGAACCGGACAAGCTGTCCAAATTCGAATTAGTCAAACTGGAAAAAGACGGACTGGATATCATCCGTAACATTATCGAAAAATACGCGCTGGAGGGCTACGATTCCATTCCCGCCGACGACCTGGACCTCTTCAAATGGGCGGGCGTGTACCAGCAGAAACCGAAGAACGGTCATTTCATGATGCGCGTCCGCATTAATACCGGGGTTATGACATCTGCGCAGGCGCGGACTCTGGCCGATATTTCCCGGCTTTACGGCAGAAATCTTCTTGATATTACTACCCGGCAGGCGATTCAATTTCACTGGCTGACCGTGGAGAATTTCCCGGATATTTTCAAGCGCCTGGAGGAGGTCGGCTTATACTCCTTCGAAGCCTGCGGCGACTGCCCGCGCACGATTGTCGGCAATCCGCTTGCCGGAATCGACAAGGACGAGCTGATGGATACCAAGGCCCTTGTCGACGAAGTGAATAACTTTTTTGTGCTGAACCGCGATTTCTCCAATCTTCCGCGCAAGCTGAAAATGTCGATCTCCGCGAATCCTTACAATAACGCGCATGCCGAGATCAATGATTTGGCATTCACGCCTGCGGTCAAGGAAATAGACGGTGAGGAGACTATCGGCTTCCATGTCATGGTCGGCGGCGGTCTGTCCGCTAAGCCGCATCTGGCGCAGAAGCTGGATATCTTTGTCCGTCCGGATGAGGTGCTGAAGGTTGCCATTGGCGTGGCGACAATCTTCCGCGACAATGGATACCGCGAGAAAAGACACCATGCCCGGCTGAAATTCCTGGTGGCCGATTGGGGCGCGGAGAAATTCAAGGACAAGCTGTTCGAGCTGATCGGGGAGCTGCCTGCGCGCGGTGAGGACAAAACGGCCGGCTGGCAGGCCGCCTATTTCGACGGCGTGCATCCGCAGCCGCAGCAGGGGCTGAACTATGTCGGCCTTAATGTGCCTGTCGGACGGCTTGACGCCGACGAGCTAACACAGTTGGCCGATCTCACAGACACTTACGGCGACGGGACCATCCGCACGACGATGTCGCAGAACGCCATCCTTAGCGGCGTGCCCAATGATAAAGTCGAAGAGCTCCTGGCAGCGCCCGTGCTTCAGCGCCTGTCGGCTGCGCCGAAGCCTTTCATCAGCCGCACCGTCGCCTGCACCGGTAACGAATTCTGCAGCCTTGCTCTTGTAGAGACGAAAAAGCGCGCCGCAGCCATTGCCAGCTTCCTGGACGAACGCCTGGACCTTGGCGAGAAGGTCCGCCTCCATCTCATCGGCTGCCCGAATGCCTGCGGACAGAAGCAAATCGCGGACATCGGCCTGCAGGGAGCTTTAGTGAAGACCCCCGAAGGCATGGTCGAAGCTTTCGACATTGCTGTCGGCGGCACGCTTGGCGGCGGAGCGCAGGGTCCGGCCGCGAAGTTCGCGCAGCCGCTCAAGGGACGCGTCAAAGCGGATGAAGTCGCAGGCGTGCTTGAACAGCTCCTGCTGTTCTATAAGAGCGAACGCGCCACAGGCGAGAGCTTCCATGCCTTTACCGAACGCGTCGGCGTGCCTGCCATTCAGGACAAGCTGAGCTCCATTCTGTCTACGGTCGCCTCGTGATTGACCGCTGAAATAGCGGTATTGCGTGTTGAAAGAACGTTATTGCGTACGTTAAAGGGCCGCGGCAGATGCCGCGGCCCTTTCGTGTTTCCTTTTTATGAAAGTCTGACGCTCACCCTATTGTGCTTCCGAGGTCTGGAGCATCAGCGCCTCTGTCCTCGCCGTATCCCGAAGCAGAATCGGTTTCAGGTATTTGCCCGTATATGATTCCGGTACCTGGATGATCTGTTCCGGGGTGCCGGATGCGATAACCGTTCCGCCGCCGCTGCCGCCTTCCGGTCCCATGTCGACGATATAATCAGCCGTCTTGATTACGTCCAGATTATGCTCGATAACGAGCACGGATTCGCCCGATTCAACCAGACGGTGCAGTACTTCCAGCAGGCGGCCGATATCGTCCACATGCAGACCTGTAGTCGGCTCGTCCAGAATATACAGCGTCTTGCCCGTACTCCGGCGGTACAGCTCCGACGCCAGCTTCACACGCTGCGCTTCCCCACCGGAAAGGGTCGTTCCCGGCTGGCCCAGCTTGATATAGCCAAGACCCACATCGAGCAGAGTTTGCAGCTTGCGGTGAATTTTCGGTATGTTTTGGAAGAATTCCGTTCCATCCTCGACCGTCATCTCCAACACATCGGCGATGTTCTTCCCTTTGTACTTCACTTCCAGCGTCTCACGGTTGTAACGTTTGCCCTTGCAGACCTCGCACGGAACGTAGACGTCCGGCAGAAAGTGCATTTCAATCTTGATAATGCCGTCGCCCCGGCATGCTTCGCAGCGTCCGCCCTTGACGTTGAAGCTGAAACGGCCTTTTTGAAAGCCTCTTACCTTCGCTTCATTCGTCTTGGAGAACAAGTCGCGGATGTCGTCGAACACGCCCGTATAGGTTGCCGGATTGGACCGCGGCGTGCGTCCGATCGGCGACTGGTCGATATCGATAACTTTGTCCAAATGGGCAAGGCCGCGTATTTCTTTATGCTGGCCCGGGCGTACCTTAGACGCTTTGTTCAGCTCTTTGGCCAGACTCTTGTAGAGAATTTCGTTGACAAGCGATGACTTGCCGGAGCCGGATACGCCGGTTACCACCGTAAAGACGCCGAGCGGAATTTTGACGTTCACGTTCTTGAGATTATTTTCCTTGGCCCCCCGGATTTCCAGCCAGCGACCGTCGGTTTCGCGCCGATCGGAGGTGACCGGAATGAATTTGCGTCCGCTTAGGTATTCGCCGGTCAATGAGTTGGGGTCGTTCATGATTTCCTGCGGCGTTCCCTGGGCCATCACTTTCCCGCCATGAATGCCCGCTCCAGGGCCGATGTCGATAATATAATCCGACGCCAGCATCGTATCTTCGTCATGCTCGACAACGATCAGGGTGTTGCCGAGATCGCGCATATGCGCAAGCGTCGCAATGAGCCGGTCATTGTCCCGCTGGTGCAGGCCGATGCTGGGCTCGTCCAGGATGTACAGCACGCCCATCAAGCTGGAACCGATCTGTGTCGCCAGCCGGATGCGCTGGGCCTCCCCGCCTGACAGCGAGCCTGCCGTACGGCTGAGCGTCAAATAATCGAGACCGACATTGACGAGAAAGCCGAGACGGCTGCCAATCTCCTTTAGAATCAGATTGGCAATAGCTGTTTCTTTCTCGCTTAAAGTAAGGTCGCTGAAAAAGCGTTGGCTGTCCCCGATCGACAGATCGGTTACTTCGGCAATGTTCTTGTCGCCTACCGTCACGGCTAGAATCTCACGTTTCAGCCGTTTGCCTTTGCATACGGGGCATGGCTTGGCGCTCATAAACCCTTCGATGAATTCGCGGATGCCATCGGACGCCGTCTCACGGTAACGGCGTTCGAGGTTCGGAATAATGCCTTCGAAAGGAACCATCGCTTCCTTCCGCTGCCCAAAATCATTCTCATAGCGGAAATGGATTTTCTCGCTCCCCGTACCGTGGAGCAGCTTGTTCATATGCTCCGGCGTCAGTTCGCTTACAGGCACATTCTCAGGAATGTGAAAGTGCTGGCATACCGACTTCAGAAACTGCGGGTAATAGTTGGATGTGCTGCCTGTCCAGGCTAAAAAAGCGCCGTCTTCGATGGATTTGCCGGCATCCGGGATGAGCAGATCGGGATCGACCACCATTTGCGCCCCAAGGCCGTCGCATTCCGGGCACGCACCAAACGGGCTGTTAAAGGAGAACATGCGCGGCGCCAGCTCTTCCATACTGAAGCCGCACACGGGACAAGCAAAGCTGGAGCTGAACAGCAGTTCTTCCTGGCCGATGATATCGACGAGAATTTTACCGCCGGACAGCTTCAGAGCCGTCTCGATGGAATCCGTCAGCCGCGACTCCACATCTTCCTTGATGACGATCCGGTCAACCACGACTTCAATTGTGTGCTTCTTGTTCTTCTCAAGCTCAATGTCCTCGGATAAATCGCGCAGCTCACCGTCGACTCGCACACGCACGAAGCCCTGCTTCGAAATTTCCGCAAACAAGCTCTTATGCTCGCCTTTGCGGCCTGATATGACCGGTGCGAGAATCTGCAGTCTCGTCTTCTCCGGGTACTGCATAATCCGGTCGACCATCTGCTCGACCGTCTGCGACGTGATCTCGATGCCGTGGTCCGGGCAGTGGGGATGTCCGACACGCGCGAACAGCAGGCGCAGATAGTCGTAAATCTCCGTTACCGTTCCTACGGTGGAACGCGGGTTGCGGCTTGTCGTCTTCTGGTCGATGGAAATGGCCGGGGACAAGCCGTCGATGGAATCGACATCCGGCTTCTCCATTTGGCCGAGGAACTGGCGTGCATAAGCCGACAGCGACTCCACATACCGCCGCTGTCCTTCGGCATAAATGGTGTCAAAAGCCAACGACGACTTGCCGGAGCCGCTTAGCCCCGTCAGGACGACGAACCGGTCGCGCGGTATCGTCACGTCGATATTTTTGAGATTATGCGCCCTTGCGCCTTTGATTACTATGTTTTCGTTCGCCAACGGTACATCTCCTCCAAATTTTCGGTTCACCCTCCCAAACCCTCCCAGTGGGAGGGCCCCAAGGGCTGCGCCCTCTGGACACCCGCAAATTTTGGCGGAGGGAGGGCGGGGGGCCGTGTTTAGTTGCCTGCGTGCGGTGAGCCGCTTATCCCTGCGGGACCGCTCGAACGTTTGCGCTCGCGAGGGTGGGCGCCTGAGTGCGATTACCTGTAAGGAGCACTCTCCCTTGCGGGATTCGCTTTACATTTGCGCGGGAGCGCTCACTGCGACTGCTTGCTAGGAGCGCTCTCCCTTACGGGATTCGCTTTACGTTAGCGCGGAGCACTCACTGCGACTGCTTGCAAGGAGCGCTCTCCCTTGCGGGATTCGCTTTACGTTTGCGCGGGAGCGCTCACTGCGACTGCTTGCTAGGAGCGCTCTCCCTTACGGAATTCGCTTTACGTTAGCGCAGAGCACTCACTGTGACTGTCTGCATGGAGCGCTCTCCCTTACGGGATTCGCTTTACGTTTGCGCGGGAGCGCTCACTACGACTGCCTGCAGGGAGCGCTCTCCCTTACGGGATTCGCTTTACGTTAGCGCGGTGCACTCACTGCGACTGTCTGCATGGAGCGCTCTCCCTGCGGGATTCGCTTTACGTTTGCGCGGTGTACTCACTGCGACTGCCTGCAAGGAGCGCTCTCCCTGCGGGATTTCGCTTCAAGGCTGCCGGCAAAAAGCACGAAGAACGGCCTAAGGACAGCGCCGTTCACACTCGTTCAATTCTATCGTGATTCTTTCGCGTAAGACTCGGTTACTCGGCCCGCAGCTCCAGCAAGGCGTCGCGCAGCTCGGCGGCGCGTTCGAACTGGAGATTCTTTGCGGCTTCCTTCATTTCGGCCTCAAGCCGCTGCATCAGGCTCTGACGTTCTTTCTTGCTCATCTTGCCGGCAGCGCCGGTTAAGTAATCGGCTTTCGATTCGGCTACCTTCGTTGCCTCAATGACATCGCGCACTTTCTTGCGGATCGTTTGCGGTGTAATGCCATGCTGCTCGTTGTAGGCGATCTGGATGGACCGGCGCCGTTGGGTCTCGGTAATCGCCTTGTCCATGGACTCGGTAATATTGTCTCCGTACATGATCACCTTGCCTTCCGAGTTGCGCGCGGCGCGGCCGATCGTCTGGATCAGTGAACGCTCGGAACGGAGGAAGCCTTCCTTATCGGCATCGAGTATCGAGACCAGCGATACTTCCGGCAGATCAAGCCCTTCTCTTAACAAGTTAATACCCACGAGCACGTGAAACGTACCGAGCCGCAGATCGCGCAGTATCGCTATCCGCTCCAGCGTCTTGATGTCAGAATGCAAATAGCGCACCTTGATGCCGATTTCCTTGAGATAATCGGTGAGATCCTCCGACATCTTCTTCGTCAGCGTCGTAATCAGCACACGCTCGTCGCGGTCGATCCGCTCGCGGATTTCGCCAATCAGATCGTCGATCTGCCCTTCCGTCGGGCGCACCTCGATTATGGGGTCAAGCAGGCCGGTCGGCCGGATAATCTGTTCCACCATCATATCGCAGTGCTCCAGCTCATAGGGACCGGGTGTTGCGGAGACATAGACGATCTGCTTGACCTTATCCTCGAACTCCTCGAATCTCAGCGGCCGGTTGTCTAGGGCGGACGGCAGACGGAAGCCGTGCTCAACCAGCACGGTTTTGCGCGCCTGGTCACCGTTGTACATCGCCCGGATCTGCGGGAGCGTCACATGCGACTCGTCGATAACAATCAGCATGTCGTCCGGGAAATAATCCAGCAGCGTGTAGGGAGTGGCACCGCGCTCGCGGAAGGTCAGAGGTCCGGAGTAGTTCTCGATGCCGGAGCAGAAACCGACCTCCTTCATCATCTCAATGTCATACCGCGTCCGCTGCTCCAGCCGCTGGGCTTCCAGCAGCTTGCCGGCGTCACGCAGTACGGCCAGACGCTCTTCCAGTTCCCGCTCGATGTTGACAAGAGCAACGCGCATCGTCTCTTCCTGCGTAACAAAGTGGGAAGCCGGGAAGATGGCGACATGCTCCCGCTCCCCGATCAGTTCCCCCGTCAGCACGTCGATCTCGGTAATCCGCTCGATTTCATCGCCGAACAGCTCGACGCGAATGGCATGCTCCCCTTGCGAAGCGGGGAAAATCTCGATCACATCGCCGCGCACGCGGAACGTTCCCCGCACGAAATTGATGTCGTTGCGCTGATACTGGATATCTACCAGCCGGCTTAAGATTTGGTTCCGGGGTCTCTCCATCCCTACCCGCAGCGATAGCAGCAGGCTGCCGTATTCCTGCGGCGAACCGAGGCCGTAAATGCAGGATACGCTCGCGACGATAATGACATCCCTGCGCTCGAACAGCGAGCTCGTCGCAGAGTGGCGGAGCTTATCAATTTCTTCGTTGATGCTGGAATCCTTCTCAATATAAGTATCCGAAGAAGGGATGTAGGCCTCCGGCTGGTAGTAGTCGTAATAACTCACGAAATAATCGACCGAGTTATGCGGAAAAAACTCCTTAAATTCGCTCGCCAGCTGAGCGGCCAGCGTCTTGTTGTGCGCGATGACCAGCGTCGGCCGGTTCACCTTGGCGATCATCTGGGCTACGGTAAATGTCTTGCCCGTGCCCGTCGCTCCCAGCAGCGTCTGATGCTTCTTGCCCTGCCGCAAACCTTCCACCAATTCTCCGATGGCGCGGGGCTGATCGCCCTGGGGTGAGTACTCGGACTCCAGTTCGAAGGTCTTCGTACTGACGACAATATCATTCATTTGCCCGCCTCCCCCTTAATCATCTAAAATATATTAATATATTATCAAAATTGTTAGCTTAAATGCCGATCTTCATACTAAAGTGAAAAAATGGAATATAAGAATATTTGTTCCCATCCATTATACATGTCCCGCCGTATTCATGCAAATCTAAATATATATTAATTAAGGAGTATAACCAATGGATATCACCTCGATAATCGGCATCCTTGCCGGACTCGCCGCCCTGATCGGCGGATTCTTCTGGGAAGGCGGCGGCGTATCCGGTCTTCTGCAATGGAATGCCGCTCTGATCGTATTCGGAGGCACGGCTGCCGCGGTTCTGATCAGCTTTCCCGCCCGCACGCTGCGGTCCGCCGGGAAAGGGCTTAGGATAGCCTTCGGCCGGAGCCAGGCTCACCTGGAAGAGCAGGCGGAAGAACTCGTGGAGATGGCAGCCTTCTCCCGCCGAAACGGCGTTCTGGCATTGGAATCCCGGCTGGAGACGCATCCCGATCCCTTCACCCGCGAAGGCCTGCAGCTTATTGTCGACGGCACGGACCCTGGACAGGTTCGTCAAATTCTAGAGCTGGAGATGGACGCTGCGGAGCTTAAGAATGAAGGCTATGCCAAAGTGTTCGAGGCCGCCGGCGGCTACGCGCCCACCATGGGAATTATCGGAACCGTTATGGGACT from Paenibacillus sophorae encodes:
- a CDS encoding S1C family serine protease is translated as MGRSGIVRISNKSLRLLLCSAVLGLVLGWTVPVSEAARKSEAAAAHPSSTGEGVSAVDPVPQIYKRLSPSVVGIIGKAQGEKNTGLDNRYNLMHGSGVIITSRGWIVTNAHVIGGMRNATVVTADGKSYSVKEMYADEVSDVALLKINAASLQPASFAEDSNVRVGEKVIAIGAPLSFALRNSATVGVVSGSGRVVDASYRLLQSDAAINPGNSGGPLVDMNGKVIGIVSMKYSAVGVENTGFAIPAETARYIIKQLFTYGEVRRPSLGLELQESWSAIIGLPAEDPLTVTKVTSEEARKAGISEGDELYSIDGHRVTSAVDINELFKSYRPGQTAHLLMQSSGDIVQRKLVLGQGDPVVNTEEEDGGEDSGPAE
- the uvrA gene encoding excinuclease ABC subunit UvrA, giving the protein MANENIVIKGARAHNLKNIDVTIPRDRFVVLTGLSGSGKSSLAFDTIYAEGQRRYVESLSAYARQFLGQMEKPDVDSIDGLSPAISIDQKTTSRNPRSTVGTVTEIYDYLRLLFARVGHPHCPDHGIEITSQTVEQMVDRIMQYPEKTRLQILAPVISGRKGEHKSLFAEISKQGFVRVRVDGELRDLSEDIELEKNKKHTIEVVVDRIVIKEDVESRLTDSIETALKLSGGKILVDIIGQEELLFSSSFACPVCGFSMEELAPRMFSFNSPFGACPECDGLGAQMVVDPDLLIPDAGKSIEDGAFLAWTGSTSNYYPQFLKSVCQHFHIPENVPVSELTPEHMNKLLHGTGSEKIHFRYENDFGQRKEAMVPFEGIIPNLERRYRETASDGIREFIEGFMSAKPCPVCKGKRLKREILAVTVGDKNIAEVTDLSIGDSQRFFSDLTLSEKETAIANLILKEIGSRLGFLVNVGLDYLTLSRTAGSLSGGEAQRIRLATQIGSSLMGVLYILDEPSIGLHQRDNDRLIATLAHMRDLGNTLIVVEHDEDTMLASDYIIDIGPGAGIHGGKVMAQGTPQEIMNDPNSLTGEYLSGRKFIPVTSDRRETDGRWLEIRGAKENNLKNVNVKIPLGVFTVVTGVSGSGKSSLVNEILYKSLAKELNKASKVRPGQHKEIRGLAHLDKVIDIDQSPIGRTPRSNPATYTGVFDDIRDLFSKTNEAKVRGFQKGRFSFNVKGGRCEACRGDGIIKIEMHFLPDVYVPCEVCKGKRYNRETLEVKYKGKNIADVLEMTVEDGTEFFQNIPKIHRKLQTLLDVGLGYIKLGQPGTTLSGGEAQRVKLASELYRRSTGKTLYILDEPTTGLHVDDIGRLLEVLHRLVESGESVLVIEHNLDVIKTADYIVDMGPEGGSGGGTVIASGTPEQIIQVPESYTGKYLKPILLRDTARTEALMLQTSEAQ
- the uvrB gene encoding excinuclease ABC subunit UvrB, encoding MNDIVVSTKTFELESEYSPQGDQPRAIGELVEGLRQGKKHQTLLGATGTGKTFTVAQMIAKVNRPTLVIAHNKTLAAQLASEFKEFFPHNSVDYFVSYYDYYQPEAYIPSSDTYIEKDSSINEEIDKLRHSATSSLFERRDVIIVASVSCIYGLGSPQEYGSLLLSLRVGMERPRNQILSRLVDIQYQRNDINFVRGTFRVRGDVIEIFPASQGEHAIRVELFGDEIERITEIDVLTGELIGEREHVAIFPASHFVTQEETMRVALVNIERELEERLAVLRDAGKLLEAQRLEQRTRYDIEMMKEVGFCSGIENYSGPLTFRERGATPYTLLDYFPDDMLIVIDESHVTLPQIRAMYNGDQARKTVLVEHGFRLPSALDNRPLRFEEFEDKVKQIVYVSATPGPYELEHCDMMVEQIIRPTGLLDPIIEVRPTEGQIDDLIGEIRERIDRDERVLITTLTKKMSEDLTDYLKEIGIKVRYLHSDIKTLERIAILRDLRLGTFHVLVGINLLREGLDLPEVSLVSILDADKEGFLRSERSLIQTIGRAARNSEGKVIMYGDNITESMDKAITETQRRRSIQIAYNEQHGITPQTIRKKVRDVIEATKVAESKADYLTGAAGKMSKKERQSLMQRLEAEMKEAAKNLQFERAAELRDALLELRAE
- a CDS encoding nitrite/sulfite reductase; this translates as MAYEPIWTKEPDKLSKFELVKLEKDGLDIIRNIIEKYALEGYDSIPADDLDLFKWAGVYQQKPKNGHFMMRVRINTGVMTSAQARTLADISRLYGRNLLDITTRQAIQFHWLTVENFPDIFKRLEEVGLYSFEACGDCPRTIVGNPLAGIDKDELMDTKALVDEVNNFFVLNRDFSNLPRKLKMSISANPYNNAHAEINDLAFTPAVKEIDGEETIGFHVMVGGGLSAKPHLAQKLDIFVRPDEVLKVAIGVATIFRDNGYREKRHHARLKFLVADWGAEKFKDKLFELIGELPARGEDKTAGWQAAYFDGVHPQPQQGLNYVGLNVPVGRLDADELTQLADLTDTYGDGTIRTTMSQNAILSGVPNDKVEELLAAPVLQRLSAAPKPFISRTVACTGNEFCSLALVETKKRAAAIASFLDERLDLGEKVRLHLIGCPNACGQKQIADIGLQGALVKTPEGMVEAFDIAVGGTLGGGAQGPAAKFAQPLKGRVKADEVAGVLEQLLLFYKSERATGESFHAFTERVGVPAIQDKLSSILSTVAS
- a CDS encoding flagellar motor protein; translated protein: MDITSIIGILAGLAALIGGFFWEGGGVSGLLQWNAALIVFGGTAAAVLISFPARTLRSAGKGLRIAFGRSQAHLEEQAEELVEMAAFSRRNGVLALESRLETHPDPFTREGLQLIVDGTDPGQVRQILELEMDAAELKNEGYAKVFEAAGGYAPTMGIIGTVMGLIRVLGHLTDPSQLGPSIAVAFTATLYGVASANLLFLPIASKIKSRSQLRLHGMEMLLVGILAVQNGDHPQMVRKKLASFLQSEAEGIASAGVRT